The proteins below are encoded in one region of Bos indicus x Bos taurus breed Angus x Brahman F1 hybrid chromosome 2, Bos_hybrid_MaternalHap_v2.0, whole genome shotgun sequence:
- the CHRND gene encoding acetylcholine receptor subunit delta isoform X3, whose protein sequence is MVWLPEIVLENNNDGSFQISYSCNVLIYPSGSVYWLPPAIFRSSCPISVTYFPFDWQNCSLKFSSLKYTTKEITLSLKQAEEDGRSYPVEWIIIDPEGFTENGEWEIVHRPARVNVDPSVPLDSPNRQDVTFYLIIRRKPLFYVINILVPCVLISFMINLVFYLPADCGEKTSMAISVLLAQSVFLLLISKRLPATSMAIPLIGKFLLFGMVLVTMVVVICVIVLNIHFRTPSTHVLSEPVKKLFLETLPEILHMSRPAEDGPSPGTLIRRSSSLGYISKAEEYFSLKSRSDLMFEKQSERHGLARRLTTARRPPAGSEQAQQELFSELKPAVDGANFIVNHMKDQNNYNEEKDCWNRVARTVDRLCLFVVTPIMVVGTAWIFLQGAYNQPPPQPFPGDPFSYLEKDKRFI, encoded by the exons ATGGTGTGGCTCCCAGAGATTGTGCTGGAGAACAA CAATGACGGCTCCTTCCAGATCTCCTATTCCTGCAACGTGCTCATCTACCCCTCGGGCTCCGTCTACTGGCTGCCACCCGCCATCTTCCGTTCTTCCTGCCCCATCTCTGTCACCTACTTCCCCTTCGACTGGCAGAACTGCTCCCTCAAGTTCAG tTCGCTCAAGTACACGACCAAGGAGATCACCCTGAGCCTGAAGCAGGCTGAAGAAGATGGCCGCTCTTACCCCGTGGAGTGGATCATCATCGATCCCGAGGGCTTCACAG AGAACGGGGAATGGGAGATAGTGCACCGGCCAGCCAGGGTCAACGTGGACCCCAGTGTGCCGCTGGACAGTCCTAACCGCCAGGACGTCACCTTCTACCTCATTATCCGCCGCAAACCGCTCTTCTACGTCATCAACATCCTGGTGCCCTGTGTGCTCATCTCTTTCATGATCAACCTGGTCTTCTACCTGCCAGCCGACT GTGGTGAGAAGACATCCATGGCCATCTCGGTGCTCCTGGCCCAGTCTGTCTTCCTGCTGCTCATCTCCAAGCGGCTGCCAGCCACGTCCATGGCCATCCCCCTCATCGGCAA GTTCCTGCTCTTTGGCATGGTGCTGGTGACCATGGTCGTGGTGATCTGTGTCATCGTGCTCAACATTCACTTCCGCACACCCAGCACCCACGTGCTGTCTGAGCCGGTGAAGAAG CTCTTCCTGGAGACCCTTCCCGAGATCCTGCACATGTCCCGTCCGGCAGAGGACGGGCCCAGCCCCGGGACCCTGATCCGGAGAAGCAGCTCCCTGGGCTACATCTCCAAGGCAGAGGAGTACTTCTCGCTCAAGTCCCGAAGTGACCTCATGTTTGAGAAGCAATCAGAGCGGCATGGGCTGGCCCGGCGCCTCACCACGGCAC GCCGGCCTCCAGCAGGCTCGGAGCAGGCCCAGCAGGAGCTCTTCAGTGAGCTGAAGCCAGCTGTGGATGGGGCCAACTTCATTGTCAACCACATGAAGGACCAGAACAATTACAATGAG GAGAAGGACTGCTGGAACCGGGTTGCTCGCACCGTGGACCGACTCTGCCTGTTCGTGGTGACACCCATCATGGTGGTGGGCACAGCCTGGATCTTCCTGCAGGGCGCCTACAACCAGCCTCCGCCCCAGCCTTTCCCTGGGGACCCCTTCTCCTACCTCGAGAAGGACAAGCGCTTCATCTAG
- the CHRND gene encoding acetylcholine receptor subunit delta isoform X1 — translation MEGSVLTLVLLAALVVCGSWGLNEEERLIRHLFEEKAYNKELRPAAHKESVEISLALTLSNLISLKEVEETLTTNVWIEQGWTDSRLQWDAEDFGNISVLRLPADMVWLPEIVLENNNDGSFQISYSCNVLIYPSGSVYWLPPAIFRSSCPISVTYFPFDWQNCSLKFSSLKYTTKEITLSLKQAEEDGRSYPVEWIIIDPEGFTENGEWEIVHRPARVNVDPSVPLDSPNRQDVTFYLIIRRKPLFYVINILVPCVLISFMINLVFYLPADCGEKTSMAISVLLAQSVFLLLISKRLPATSMAIPLIGKFLLFGMVLVTMVVVICVIVLNIHFRTPSTHVLSEPVKKLFLETLPEILHMSRPAEDGPSPGTLIRRSSSLGYISKAEEYFSLKSRSDLMFEKQSERHGLARRLTTARRPPAGSEQAQQELFSELKPAVDGANFIVNHMKDQNNYNEEKDCWNRVARTVDRLCLFVVTPIMVVGTAWIFLQGAYNQPPPQPFPGDPFSYLEKDKRFI, via the exons gcagCTGGGGCTTGAACGAGGAGGAGCGGCTGATCCGGCACCTGTTTGAGGAGAAGGCCTACAACAAGGAACTGCGGCCCGCAGCGCACAAAGAGAGCGTGGAGATCTCCCTGGCTCTCACCCTCTCCAACCTCATCTCCCTG AAAGAAGTCGAAGAGACCCTCACCACGAATGTGTGGATCGAGCAG GGCTGGACAGACAGCCGGCTGCAGTGGGATGCAGAAGACTTTGGGAACATCAGCGTCCTGCGTCTGCCCGCTGACATGGTGTGGCTCCCAGAGATTGTGCTGGAGAACAA CAATGACGGCTCCTTCCAGATCTCCTATTCCTGCAACGTGCTCATCTACCCCTCGGGCTCCGTCTACTGGCTGCCACCCGCCATCTTCCGTTCTTCCTGCCCCATCTCTGTCACCTACTTCCCCTTCGACTGGCAGAACTGCTCCCTCAAGTTCAG tTCGCTCAAGTACACGACCAAGGAGATCACCCTGAGCCTGAAGCAGGCTGAAGAAGATGGCCGCTCTTACCCCGTGGAGTGGATCATCATCGATCCCGAGGGCTTCACAG AGAACGGGGAATGGGAGATAGTGCACCGGCCAGCCAGGGTCAACGTGGACCCCAGTGTGCCGCTGGACAGTCCTAACCGCCAGGACGTCACCTTCTACCTCATTATCCGCCGCAAACCGCTCTTCTACGTCATCAACATCCTGGTGCCCTGTGTGCTCATCTCTTTCATGATCAACCTGGTCTTCTACCTGCCAGCCGACT GTGGTGAGAAGACATCCATGGCCATCTCGGTGCTCCTGGCCCAGTCTGTCTTCCTGCTGCTCATCTCCAAGCGGCTGCCAGCCACGTCCATGGCCATCCCCCTCATCGGCAA GTTCCTGCTCTTTGGCATGGTGCTGGTGACCATGGTCGTGGTGATCTGTGTCATCGTGCTCAACATTCACTTCCGCACACCCAGCACCCACGTGCTGTCTGAGCCGGTGAAGAAG CTCTTCCTGGAGACCCTTCCCGAGATCCTGCACATGTCCCGTCCGGCAGAGGACGGGCCCAGCCCCGGGACCCTGATCCGGAGAAGCAGCTCCCTGGGCTACATCTCCAAGGCAGAGGAGTACTTCTCGCTCAAGTCCCGAAGTGACCTCATGTTTGAGAAGCAATCAGAGCGGCATGGGCTGGCCCGGCGCCTCACCACGGCAC GCCGGCCTCCAGCAGGCTCGGAGCAGGCCCAGCAGGAGCTCTTCAGTGAGCTGAAGCCAGCTGTGGATGGGGCCAACTTCATTGTCAACCACATGAAGGACCAGAACAATTACAATGAG GAGAAGGACTGCTGGAACCGGGTTGCTCGCACCGTGGACCGACTCTGCCTGTTCGTGGTGACACCCATCATGGTGGTGGGCACAGCCTGGATCTTCCTGCAGGGCGCCTACAACCAGCCTCCGCCCCAGCCTTTCCCTGGGGACCCCTTCTCCTACCTCGAGAAGGACAAGCGCTTCATCTAG
- the CHRND gene encoding acetylcholine receptor subunit delta isoform X2, whose protein sequence is MCGSSRAGQTAGCSGMQKTLGTSASCVCPLTCNDGSFQISYSCNVLIYPSGSVYWLPPAIFRSSCPISVTYFPFDWQNCSLKFSSLKYTTKEITLSLKQAEEDGRSYPVEWIIIDPEGFTENGEWEIVHRPARVNVDPSVPLDSPNRQDVTFYLIIRRKPLFYVINILVPCVLISFMINLVFYLPADCGEKTSMAISVLLAQSVFLLLISKRLPATSMAIPLIGKFLLFGMVLVTMVVVICVIVLNIHFRTPSTHVLSEPVKKLFLETLPEILHMSRPAEDGPSPGTLIRRSSSLGYISKAEEYFSLKSRSDLMFEKQSERHGLARRLTTARRPPAGSEQAQQELFSELKPAVDGANFIVNHMKDQNNYNEEKDCWNRVARTVDRLCLFVVTPIMVVGTAWIFLQGAYNQPPPQPFPGDPFSYLEKDKRFI, encoded by the exons ATGTGTGGATCGAGCAG GGCTGGACAGACAGCCGGCTGCAGTGGGATGCAGAAGACTTTGGGAACATCAGCGTCCTGCGTCTGCCCGCTGACATG CAATGACGGCTCCTTCCAGATCTCCTATTCCTGCAACGTGCTCATCTACCCCTCGGGCTCCGTCTACTGGCTGCCACCCGCCATCTTCCGTTCTTCCTGCCCCATCTCTGTCACCTACTTCCCCTTCGACTGGCAGAACTGCTCCCTCAAGTTCAG tTCGCTCAAGTACACGACCAAGGAGATCACCCTGAGCCTGAAGCAGGCTGAAGAAGATGGCCGCTCTTACCCCGTGGAGTGGATCATCATCGATCCCGAGGGCTTCACAG AGAACGGGGAATGGGAGATAGTGCACCGGCCAGCCAGGGTCAACGTGGACCCCAGTGTGCCGCTGGACAGTCCTAACCGCCAGGACGTCACCTTCTACCTCATTATCCGCCGCAAACCGCTCTTCTACGTCATCAACATCCTGGTGCCCTGTGTGCTCATCTCTTTCATGATCAACCTGGTCTTCTACCTGCCAGCCGACT GTGGTGAGAAGACATCCATGGCCATCTCGGTGCTCCTGGCCCAGTCTGTCTTCCTGCTGCTCATCTCCAAGCGGCTGCCAGCCACGTCCATGGCCATCCCCCTCATCGGCAA GTTCCTGCTCTTTGGCATGGTGCTGGTGACCATGGTCGTGGTGATCTGTGTCATCGTGCTCAACATTCACTTCCGCACACCCAGCACCCACGTGCTGTCTGAGCCGGTGAAGAAG CTCTTCCTGGAGACCCTTCCCGAGATCCTGCACATGTCCCGTCCGGCAGAGGACGGGCCCAGCCCCGGGACCCTGATCCGGAGAAGCAGCTCCCTGGGCTACATCTCCAAGGCAGAGGAGTACTTCTCGCTCAAGTCCCGAAGTGACCTCATGTTTGAGAAGCAATCAGAGCGGCATGGGCTGGCCCGGCGCCTCACCACGGCAC GCCGGCCTCCAGCAGGCTCGGAGCAGGCCCAGCAGGAGCTCTTCAGTGAGCTGAAGCCAGCTGTGGATGGGGCCAACTTCATTGTCAACCACATGAAGGACCAGAACAATTACAATGAG GAGAAGGACTGCTGGAACCGGGTTGCTCGCACCGTGGACCGACTCTGCCTGTTCGTGGTGACACCCATCATGGTGGTGGGCACAGCCTGGATCTTCCTGCAGGGCGCCTACAACCAGCCTCCGCCCCAGCCTTTCCCTGGGGACCCCTTCTCCTACCTCGAGAAGGACAAGCGCTTCATCTAG